Part of the Labilibaculum antarcticum genome, TGATAGGTAATTTTCCAATTCGTGACATTTCTATCCTCCTTTATTAATAAACGTAACACAATATTTCGCCACCAACGTTTTTCTGACGAGCTTCCTTGTCAGTCATTACTCCCTGAGAAGTAGAGAGAATCGCAATTCCCAAACCGTTTAGTACACGAGGTAATTCAGTTGCTCCACAATATTTTCTCAAACCAGGCTTACTTACCCTTTTAAGATTTTTGATTGCCGAGATTTTTGTCTCCGGATTGTATTTCAAAGCAATTTTAATAGTGCCTTGAACCCCATCATCAACAAACTTGTAATTAAGGATATAACCTTTATCCTTAAGAATTTTTGTCATTTCTTTTTTTACGTTAGAAGCAGGAATATCAACCACTTTGTGGTTTGCCATAATCCCATTTCTTAAACGTGTAAGAAAATCTGCTATTGGATCTGTCATTTTTAAAAAAAATTAAATTGATCCCGATCGCTCGGGACAATATTCAACAAAATTTGTTTTTACAAACTAAACTGTTTACCAACTCGCCTTCTTAACACCTGGGATTAATCCGTAAGAAGCCATTTCACGAAAAGTGATACGACTAATACCGAATTGTCTCATGTATCCTTTAGGACGGCCAGTAATTTTACATCTGTTATGCAATCTAACAGGTGAAGAATTTTTTGGCAAACGACTAAGTCCGATGTAATCGCCTTCCTCTTTTAGTTGAGCTCTTTTTGCTGCGTATTTTTCAACAAGCTTTTGACGCTTAACTTCGCGAGCTTTCATTGATTCTTTAGCCATCGTCTTATTTTTTTAGATTTTTAAATGGTAACCCAAATTCCTTTAATAAAGCAAGTGCTTCTTCATCGGTATTTGCAGTTGTAACGAAGGTAATATTCATACCCATGATCTTGTTTATTTCATCCAAAACAATCTCAGGAAAAATAATTTGTTCTTCGATACCTAAAGTATAGTTTCCTCTACCATCAAATTTAGCATTGATACCTTTAAAGTCACGGATACGTGGCAAGGCAACACGAACTAATTTCTCAAGGAATTCATACATGCGCTCACGACGTAAAGTAACAGTTGTACCAACTGGCATACCTTTACGAAGTTTAAAGTTCGAGATATCTTTCGAAGAAAGAGTTTGAACTGCTTTTTGACCAGTGATCGAAGTCATTTCGTTAACCGAAAATTCTAAGATTTTCTTATCAGCAATTGCCGAGCCAACACCTTGATTAATTACTATCTTCGTTAATTGAGGTGCTTGCATTACAGACTTGTAAGAAAATTCCTTCATTAAAGTAGGAATTACTTCTTCTGTATATTGTTTTTTAAGAGTCGGTATATAGCTCATTACTTAATCTCCTCCCCTGACTTTTTAGAATATCTAACTAATTTATTGTCATCACCGATACGTCTACCAACACGGGTAGCTTTTCCGGTAGAAGCATCTTTCACATTTAAATTCGAAATGTGAATTCCAGCTTCTTTTTTAACAATACCGCCCTGAGGATTTTCAGCATTAGGTTTAGTATGCTTAGAAATCATATTAGCTCCTTCAACAATTGCTCGTTGCTTGTCAACTAAAACTTCTAATACCTTACCTTCCATACCTTTTGATTCCCCCGAATTTACAATAACGGTATCACCTTTTTTAATATGTAATTTTTTTCGCATTGTTCTAGGTTTACAAAGATTATAAAACTTCTGGTGCCAGAGAAACGATCTTCATATCAGTATCGCGTAATTCTCTTGCAACAGGTCCAAAAATACGGGTTCCTCTCATTTCACCAGTTGTATTCAATAATACACATGCGTTATCATCGAAGCGAATATAGGATCCGTCTGGTCTTCTAATCTCCTTTTTGGTGCGAACAACAACCGCTTTTGTTACTGTTCCTTTTTTCATTTCGGAACCGGCTATAGAATTCTTTACGGTAACAACAATTTTGTCACCAATCGAAGCATAGCGCTTTTTAGTACCGCCCAACACACGAATACAAAGAACTTCTTTGGCTCCGCTGTTATCAGCAACTATTAGTCTACTTTCTGTTTGTATCATGTTTACTTAGCTCTTTCAATAATTTCAACTAATCTCCAACTCTTATTTTTACTAATAGGTCGGGTTTCCATGATTTTTACGGTATCACCTTCATTGCAGGTGTTTTCCTCGTCGTGAGCAGTGAATTTCTTCGACTTGGTCACAAACTTTCCGTAAATTGGGTGCTTTTCCTTGGTATGCACAACAATCGTAATGGATTTTTCCATTTTATTGCTCAACACAACCCCGATACGTTCTTTTCTAAGATTTCTTTCCATCACTTTTACTTATCAGTTAATTGCCTGTGACGCAACTCAGTTACAAGTCTAGCAATGTTACGTCGGGTTACCTTTATTTGCAAAGGATTTTCCAAAGGTGAAATAGCGTGATTTAGTTTGAATCGAGTTAATGTAGATTTTTCAAAATCTACCTTTTCTACTATTTCCGTTGTTGTTAACTCTTTAATTTCTGAATTCTTCATGATTAATCATTTGAATTTTCTACATAATCACGTCTTACGACAAATCTGGTAGTTACAGGTAATTTTTGAGCAGCTAAGCGTAAAGCTTCTTTTGCTACTAAAAAAGGTACTCCTTCACATTCGAATAACATTCTTCCTGGTGAAACAGGAGCAACGAATCCTTCCGGTGCACCTTTACCTTTACCCATACGAACCTCTGCAGGCTTCTTAGTGATTGGCTTGTCTGGAAAAATTCTGATCCAGATTTGACCTTGTCTTTGCATATATCGGGTTACTGCCACACGAGCAGCTTCAATTTGACGACCAGTGATCCACTTAGTTTCAAGTGATTTGATCCCAAAAGATCCAAATGCTAGTTCTGTACCACGACCGGCATTCCCTTTGATTCGTCCCTTTTGTTGTCTCCTAAATTTTGTTCTTTTTGGTTGTAACATCGTACTAATTCTTTAAAATTTAAAGACTACTTCTTTTTTCTTCTATTAAAACCACCTTTTCCTTTTGGAGCTCTTCCATCACGCATTCCTGCGTTAGGAGTTAGGTCACGTTTGCCGTAAACCTCACCTTTACAGATCCAAACTTTGATACCTAGTAAACCGTAAGTTGTTAATGCTTCGGCTAAACAATAATCGATATCAGCTCTAAAGGTGTGTAGCGGGGTACGTCCTTCCTTGTGCATTTCAGAACGGGCCATCTCAGCACCATTCAAACGACCAGAAATTTGTATTTTTATTCCCTCTGCACCCATTCTCATAGTAGAAGCAACTGCCATCTTAATTGCACGACGATAGGCGATACGACCTTCAATTTGACGTGCGATATTATTAGCAACGATTACTGCATCCATTTCCGGACGCTTAATTTCAAAGATGTTAATTTGTACTTCTTTGTCAGTAATCTTCTTCAACTCTTCTTTCAATTTATCAACCTCTTGACCACCTTTCCCGATAATAATACCAGGACGAGCAGTGTTAACAGTGATAGTAATTAATTTTAGAGTTCTTTCGATAATGATCTTAGAAATACTTGCTTTAGCTAAACGAGCATTCAGATACTTTCTAATTTTGGTATCTTCAACAAGCTTTTCACCGTAGTTTTTCCCACCAAACCAGTTAGAATCCCATCCTCGGATGATTCCTAATCTATTCGCAATTGGATTTATTTTTTGTCCCATTCTAACTATTCTTTAGTACTATCGGTTTCAGCAGTCTTGCTACCCAACAATATAGTTACATGATTAGATCTCTTCTTAATTCTATGTGCTCTTCCCTGAGGGGCAGGTCTTAGACGTTTAAGGATTCTTGCAGAATCAACGCTAATTTCTTTAACGTATAATGCACTCTCCTCAATTCTTTGCCCTTCATTCTTAGCTTGCCAGTTGGCAATAGCAGAAAGCAATAGTTTTTCAACGCGATTAGACGCTTCTTTCGGACTGAAACGAAGTACATCTAAAGCTCGATTCACCTCCATACCTCTTACCATATCGGTAACAAGTCTCATTTTGCGAGGTGAAGTAGGAACATTTCTCAAGCTAGCAAATGCTTTGCTCTTGTTTTCCTCCTTTATCTGGTTTGCTTTTATTCTTTTTCTTGCACCCATTTTTTACAAATTCAAAATGTTAATTAAAACCAATAACATGCTTATCGTTTTCTCTTGTCAGCATGTCCTCTAAAAGTACGAGTTGGCGCAAATTCACCTAATTTATGTCCTACCATGTTTTCAGTAACATAAACAGGAATGAATTTGTTTCCGTTGTGCACGGCAATCGTATGACCTACGAAATCCGGAGAGATCATTGAACGTCTTGACCAGGTTTTGACAACTGTCTTTTTACCTGATTCGTTTTGTCCCAATACTCGTCTTTCCAGTTTGAAATCGATAAAAGGTCCTTTTTTTAATGAACGACTCATAACAATCTAATTATCAAATTATTTTTTCCTTCTTTCAACAATGTACTTATTAGAAACATTCTTTTTAGCTCTGGTTTTGAAACCTTTCGCTAAAACACCTGTTCTAGAGCGTGGATGTCCACCTGAAGATTTACCTTCACCACCACCCATTGGGTGATCTACTGGATTCATTACCACACCACGTACTCTTGGTCTTCTACCCAACCAACGAGAACGACCAGCTTTACCACTTCTTTCCAACCCATGGTCGGTATTTGAAACAGTTCCGATAGTTGCCTTACAGGTCACAAGAATCATTCTAACTTCACTAGACGGTAATTTGATGGATGCATACTTGCCAGCTCGTGCTACGAGTTGAGCATATGCACCAGCGCTACGAGCCATTACTGCTCCTTGAGAGGGTCTTAATTCAATATTATGAATTATAGTACCTAATGGGATATCAGATAATGGCATTGAATTTCCGATTTCAGGAGAAATTTTATCGCCAGAAAGTAAAGATTGACCAACTTCCAGTCCGTTTGGTGCGACTATGTAACGTTTCTCACCGTCAGCATACACTAGCAAAGCTATGCGTGCAGTACGGTTTGGATCGTACTCAATCGAAACCACTTTGGCTGGAACGCCATCTTTGTCTCTTTTGAAATCAATAACTCGATATCTTCTTTTGTGACCACCACCTATATATCTCATTGTCATCTTACCAGAGTTATTTCTACCTCCGGTCTTTTTCATTGGTCTTAACAATGATTTTTCAGGTTTATCTGTAGTAACCTGCTCAAAGGTATTCTGAATCTTATGCCTTTGACCAGGTGTTACAGGTCTTAATTTACGTACAGCCATTTTCTAATTAAATATTGCTATAAAAATCTATTTTTTCACCCTCAACTAAAGTCACGATCGCTTTCTTAAAAGAAGCAGTTCTTCCTTCAATTGCACCCGCTTTTGTAAACCGACTCTTTTGCTTACCCTGATAATTCATGGTATTGACAGCCGCTACTTTAACGTTGTACATTGACTCAATTGCCTTTTTAATTTCGATCTTCTTTGCTCTACGATCCACAACAAATCCAAAGCGATTTAATTTTTCGCCTTGGGCTGTCATTTTTTCAGTAACGATCGGCTTGATTAAAATTTCCATCTTTTAAACTTAATTTAGTTTAAACATTTCATCGAGCCCCTTTACTGAGCTCTCTACAAATAACAAAGTTGAAGCTTTCATGATGTCATAAGTTGCAAGATCAGAAACACGTACAACTTCAACATTCTTCAAATTACGAGAAGACAAATATATGTTTTTATTGTCTTCAGCTAACACTAAAAGCACTTTTTTATCAGATACTTTCAAGTTATTTTGAAGTTCAACAAAACTTTTTGTCTTTACAGCTTCAAAATTGAAATCTTCCACTACTAACAATGAGTTATTCTGAGCTTTTAATGTTAAAGCTGAACGACGAGCTAGTTGCTTCAATTTCTTATTCAATTTGAAACTGTAATTTCTTGGACGTGGACCAAAAATACGTCCTCCGCCTCTAAACACTCCAGATTTGATACTACCAGCACGAGCTGTACCCGTACCTTTTTGTTTCTTAATCTTTCTAGTACTACCTGAGATCTCAGCTCTTTCTTTCGATTTGTGAGTTCCCTGACGTTGGTTAGCTAAATACTGCTTAACGTCTAAGTAGATTGCGTGTTCGTTTGGTTCAATTCCAAAAACTAAGTTATTTAACTCAATTTTTCTGCCTGTATCTTCTCCAGATGTACTTAATATAGTTAATTCCATTATTTTTCGATAATTACGTATGAACCCTTAGACCCTGGAAGAGATCCTTTAACTAATAACAAATTGTTCTCAGGAATCACCTTAAGAACCTGAAGGTTTTGAACCTTCACTGTGTCTCCACCCATACGTCCGGCCATTCTCATGCCCTTAAATACTCGAGCAGGATACGATGCCGCACCAATAGAACCTGGAGCACGCAAACGGTTATGTTGACCGTGTGTTTGTCCTCCAACGCCGGCAAAACCGTGGCGTTTCACTACCCCTTGAAATCCTTTACCCTTTGATATACCTGTAATATCTACAAAAGTAGACTCTTTGATAAGATCAATAGTAATTACATCACCTAATTTGTACTCAGCTTCGAAATCGCTGAATTCAACAAGCTTTCTCTTAGGGGTCGTATTTGCTTTCTTAAAGTGCCCATCTAGCGCCTTCGTTGTTCGCTTTTCTTTCTTTTCTTCGAAAGCCAACTGAAGTGCTTCGTAACCATCAGTCTCAATAGTTTTGACCTGGGTTACAACACATGGACCTGCCTCAATAACAGTGCATGGAATATGTTTTCCCTCGGCACTGTAAACGGAAGTCATTCCGATTTTTTTTCCAATTAATCCTGGCATTTTTCTTTATTTTTTAAAATAAATCTAACAGTTTATCAAACTTTAATCTCTACTTCTACTCCACTAGGCAACTCTAGTTTCATCAGAGCATCAATTGTACTTGCAGTAGAACTGTAAATATCAATTAGACGTTTGAAAGAAGAAAGTTGAAACTGCTCTCTTGATTTCTTGTTCACGAAAGTTGAACGAAGAACGGTAAAAATTCTTTTGTGAGTAGGAAGTGGAATAGGACCACTTACTACTGCTCCTGTAGCCTTAACTGTCTTTACGATTTTCTCAGCTGAGTTATCAACCAAGTTGTGATCGTAAGATTTCAGTTTAATTCTAATCTTTTGGCTCATATTATTTAATATTATACGATATAAACTATAATAATTCTACTTTACCTTTGGCCTTCTCAACCACTTCCTTTGCAATACCTTTTGGCACTTCAGCAAAGTGATCAAATTCCATAGAAGAATTTGCTCGACCAGAAGATAAGGTTCTTAAAACAGTAACGTATCCAAATTGTTCTGACAATGGTACTGTAGCATTAACAACACGTGCTCCATGCTTAGATTCCATTCCTTCAATCTGACCTCTACGCTTATTCAAGTCACCAATAATATCTCCCATGTATTCCTCAGGAGTAATAACTTCAATTTTCATGATAGGCTCAAGAAGTATTGGATTCGCTTTTGCACAAGCTTCACGGTAACCCTGCTTAGCAGCCAACTCGAAAGAAAGCTGATCAGAATCAACCGGATGGAAAGATCCGTCAAGCAATACAACTTTTAATGTATCAACAGAATAACCTGCCAAAACACCATTTTTCATTGCTTCTTTGAAACCTTTCTGCACAGAAGGAACAAATTCCTTAGGAATATTACCACCTTTAATCTTGTCAACAAACTGTAATCCTTCACCTTCGAAATCTGCATCTACAGGAGATAATTCGAAAACGATATCAGCAAATTTACCGCGACCACCAGACTGTTTTTTGAACACCTGACGGTGACTAACAGATCCTTTAATAGCTTCCTTATAAGCAACCTGAGGTGCACCTTGATTACACTCTACCTTGAATTCACGCTTCAAACGATCAACAATGATATCCAAGTGAAGTTCACCCATACCACTAATAACTGTTTGTCCTGATTCCTCGTCAGTCTTAACATGGAATGTTGGATCTTCTTCAGCTAATTTAGCCAAAGCCATCCCCATTCTATCCAAATCTTTCTGTGTTAAAGGCTCAATTGCAATACCAATTACCGGCTCTGGGAAATCCATCGACTCAAGTTCGATTTGTGATTCCTTATGACACAATGTATCACCAGTACGGATATCTTTAAAACCAACACATGCACAAATATCACCAGCTTCAACACGGTCAATAGCGTTTTGCTTGTTTGAGTGCATTTGATACAAACGTGAAATACGTTCTTTATTACCTGTTCTAACATTGTATACGTAAGAACCTGCATCAATAGAACCAGAATACAAACGTGTAAATGCCAAACGACCTACAAATGGATCTGTAGCAATTTTAAATGCTAAAGCAGCTAACGGCTCATCAACAGAAGGTTGTCTTGAAATCACTTCGTCTGTTCCAGGAACCTTACCAACAATAGCTTCTACATCCAGAGGAGATGGCATATAAGTAATAATTGCATCCAACAAACGCTGAACACCTTTATTTTTAAATGCTGATCCACATAGCATTGGGACAATATCCATAGCAATAGTAGCCTTACGAATAACCGCAATAAGTTCCTCTTCAGTAATTGAATCTGAATCCTCAAAGAAACGCTCCATCATGTCCTCATCATGTATTGCAACAGCCTCAACAAGTGTTTCTCTCCACTCATTAGCTTCTGCAACTAAATAATCAGGAATTTCCTCAAGTATATAGTTAGTTCCATTCTCATCATCATACCAAATAACAGCTTTCATTGAGATTAAATCAACCACACCTTTAAAGCTCTCTTCTGATCCGATAGGAATTTGAACAGGAATTGGATTAGCTCCTAATTTTTCTCTTACTTCACGAACAGCTTTGAAAAAGTCAGCACCAGAACGGTCCATCTTATTCACAAAGCCCATACGTGGTACTTTATATTTATTAGCTTGTCTCCAAACTGTTTCTGATTGTGCCTCAACACCACCAACTGCACAGAAACATGCAACAGCACCGTCCAACACACGCAATGAACGCTCTACTTCAACAGTAAAGTCAACGTGACCTGGAGTATCAATAATATTTACTTGATATTTTTGGCTATCGTAATCCCAGAAACAGGTAGTTGCAGCAGAAGTAATTGTAATACCTCGCTCTTGCTCTTGCTCCATCCAGTCCATAGTAGCCGCACCATCATGCACCTCACCAATTTTGTGAGAAACTCCGGTATAATACAAAATACGTTCTGTTGTAGTTGTTTTACCGGCGTCGATGTGCGCCATGATACCAATATTTCTGGTGTATTTTAAATCTCTTTTTGCCATTTCTTTAAGAATCGCTTAACAATTATTAAAATCTAAAGTGAGCAAAAGCACGGTTAGCTTCAGCCATTCTATGTGTGTCTTCTTTCTTCTTGTAAGCTCCACCTTCTTCATTGTAGCCACCAAGAATTTCCGCAGACAATTTTTCAGCCATAGATTTACCAGATCTTTTACGTGCATAAAGTATCATACTTTTAATACCGATTGATACTTTTCTTTCTGCACGAATTTCTGTAGGAACCTGGAAGGTTGCTCCACCTACGCGTCGGCTCTTAACCTCAACAGCTGGAGTGATGTTTTCCAAAGATTTTTTCCAAATCTCAAGTGGAGATTTCTCAATTTTCTCTGTCTTTTCCTTAACGATATCTAAAGCATCATAGAATACTTTAAAAGAAAGATTTTTCTTTCCATCAACCATTAAGTCATTTACGAATCTTGTTACCAGAATATCATTGAACTTAGGATCTGGTAATAAAACCCTCTTTTTTGGTCTTGACTTTCTCATTTTCTCTTAGTTTACGAGTTATCCGTTGTAGCTGCCCGGTTCAGTCTTCAAAAATCTCACGATCATTTACTCAACTTAATAGAGAACAACACATAAACATTAACTCACAGTTTTAAAAACTAGAATTAATTACTTTTTAGCTTTTGGTCTCTTAGTACCATACTTAGAACGACGTTGCATACGACCTTCTACTCCTGAAGCATCTAGTGCACCACGGACAAGGTGATATCTTACACCTGGAAGGTCTTTTACACGACCACCTCTGATCAAAACGATCGAGTGCTCCTGCAAGTTGTGTCCTTCTCCTGGAATGTAAGCATTCACTTCTTTTCCGTTAGTTAATCTAACACGAGCTACTTTACGCATAGCCGAGTTAGGCTTCTTAGGTGTAGTTGTATACACACGAACACAAACCCCTCTCCTTTGTGGACAAGAATCCAATGCCGGAGCCTTGCTTTTATCGATAAGCTTGGTTCTTCCTTTTCTAACTAACTGTTGAATTGTAGGCATATTAACAATTACTTTTTTAATTAAATATTTTTAACAAATTGGTTTGCAAAGGTATAATTTATTTTTTAAAAACAGCCATTTGCATGCTTGATTTCATAAAAACGCCTTAAAACCAGCGCACAAAGGTAGAGAAAGCCTTTTAAAAAGACAAGTTATTCGCTATCAAAAAAATAAGCTATTCGTGTTTATTTCAATAAGAGTCACGTCTCTCAGCAAAAACAAGAGCCAATTGTAAAAACACAATCAAATTTCGTCTATGTGAATTTTTATCCCCAGCTAATACTTAATGTATATTGCATCTAACTAAAAAGTTAATTAATTTAGAAAACCATACAACCCAAATAGAGTGTTTCAACTTCACAATTAGTTAATATATTTTTTAAAACCCAAAAAAATACCATTATGAAAGTGTATCAATCAAATGAAATTAAAAACATCGCCCTCATTGGCAATGCCGGCTCGGGTAAAACTACCCTTGCTGAAGCAATGCTATTTGAAGGCGGTGTTATTACAAGACGCGGAAACGTGGAAGATAATAACACCGTTTCTGATTACAACCCTGTAGAACACGAATATAAGAACTCAGTTTTCTCAACGGTTCTTTACACTGAATGGCTAGGAAAGAAAATTAATTTTATAGATACTCCCGGGGCAGATGATTTTTCGGGAGGAGTAATTTCGGCTCTTAACGTTGTTGACACAGGCTTGATGCTAATTAATGCACAAAATGGCATAGAGGTGGGTACCGAAATTATAGGACGAAGAGCAGCAGAATTAAATAAGCCTTTGATTTTTGTAGTTAATCAATTAGATCACGACAAGGCAAATTTTGAGCAATGCATTGAATCAGCCAAGACTAATTTTGGAAGTAAAGTTTCAATTGTACAATATCCCGTAAACGTTGGCGTAAATTTTAACGCAGTGGTTGATGTTCTTAAAATGAAAATGTATCAATGGGGAGCAGATGGAGGAGAACCTGAAATACTTGACATACCAGATTCTGAAATTGATAAAGCAAATGAATTCCACAACGAACTTGTGGAATCGGCAGCCGAAAATGATGAAGCCCTAATGGAATTGTATTTCGACAAGGGGACCTTAACAGAAGATGAAATGAGGGAGGGAATGAAAAAAGGAATGATCGCATGTGATTTCTTTCCTGTTTTCTGTGTTTCAGCGAAGAAAGATATGGGCGTGCGTCGATTAATGGAATTTATTGGAAATATCGTTCCCAATGTAACAGAAATGCCAGCGATACCAACAATAAGTGGCAGAGAAGCAAAATGTGATCCTAACGCACCAACTTCTGTTTTCGTATTTAAAACATCAA contains:
- the rpsH gene encoding 30S ribosomal protein S8: MTDPIADFLTRLRNGIMANHKVVDIPASNVKKEMTKILKDKGYILNYKFVDDGVQGTIKIALKYNPETKISAIKNLKRVSKPGLRKYCGATELPRVLNGLGIAILSTSQGVMTDKEARQKNVGGEILCYVY
- the rpsN gene encoding 30S ribosomal protein S14: MAKESMKAREVKRQKLVEKYAAKRAQLKEEGDYIGLSRLPKNSSPVRLHNRCKITGRPKGYMRQFGISRITFREMASYGLIPGVKKASW
- the rplE gene encoding 50S ribosomal protein L5, whose translation is MSYIPTLKKQYTEEVIPTLMKEFSYKSVMQAPQLTKIVINQGVGSAIADKKILEFSVNEMTSITGQKAVQTLSSKDISNFKLRKGMPVGTTVTLRRERMYEFLEKLVRVALPRIRDFKGINAKFDGRGNYTLGIEEQIIFPEIVLDEINKIMGMNITFVTTANTDEEALALLKEFGLPFKNLKK
- the rplX gene encoding 50S ribosomal protein L24: MRKKLHIKKGDTVIVNSGESKGMEGKVLEVLVDKQRAIVEGANMISKHTKPNAENPQGGIVKKEAGIHISNLNVKDASTGKATRVGRRIGDDNKLVRYSKKSGEEIK
- the rplN gene encoding 50S ribosomal protein L14, producing MIQTESRLIVADNSGAKEVLCIRVLGGTKKRYASIGDKIVVTVKNSIAGSEMKKGTVTKAVVVRTKKEIRRPDGSYIRFDDNACVLLNTTGEMRGTRIFGPVARELRDTDMKIVSLAPEVL
- the rpsQ gene encoding 30S ribosomal protein S17; translation: MERNLRKERIGVVLSNKMEKSITIVVHTKEKHPIYGKFVTKSKKFTAHDEENTCNEGDTVKIMETRPISKNKSWRLVEIIERAK
- the rpmC gene encoding 50S ribosomal protein L29 — its product is MKNSEIKELTTTEIVEKVDFEKSTLTRFKLNHAISPLENPLQIKVTRRNIARLVTELRHRQLTDK
- the rplP gene encoding 50S ribosomal protein L16 — translated: MLQPKRTKFRRQQKGRIKGNAGRGTELAFGSFGIKSLETKWITGRQIEAARVAVTRYMQRQGQIWIRIFPDKPITKKPAEVRMGKGKGAPEGFVAPVSPGRMLFECEGVPFLVAKEALRLAAQKLPVTTRFVVRRDYVENSND
- the rpsC gene encoding 30S ribosomal protein S3, producing the protein MGQKINPIANRLGIIRGWDSNWFGGKNYGEKLVEDTKIRKYLNARLAKASISKIIIERTLKLITITVNTARPGIIIGKGGQEVDKLKEELKKITDKEVQINIFEIKRPEMDAVIVANNIARQIEGRIAYRRAIKMAVASTMRMGAEGIKIQISGRLNGAEMARSEMHKEGRTPLHTFRADIDYCLAEALTTYGLLGIKVWICKGEVYGKRDLTPNAGMRDGRAPKGKGGFNRRKKK
- the rplV gene encoding 50S ribosomal protein L22, producing the protein MGARKRIKANQIKEENKSKAFASLRNVPTSPRKMRLVTDMVRGMEVNRALDVLRFSPKEASNRVEKLLLSAIANWQAKNEGQRIEESALYVKEISVDSARILKRLRPAPQGRAHRIKKRSNHVTILLGSKTAETDSTKE
- the rpsS gene encoding 30S ribosomal protein S19, which encodes MSRSLKKGPFIDFKLERRVLGQNESGKKTVVKTWSRRSMISPDFVGHTIAVHNGNKFIPVYVTENMVGHKLGEFAPTRTFRGHADKRKR
- the rplB gene encoding 50S ribosomal protein L2 encodes the protein MAVRKLRPVTPGQRHKIQNTFEQVTTDKPEKSLLRPMKKTGGRNNSGKMTMRYIGGGHKRRYRVIDFKRDKDGVPAKVVSIEYDPNRTARIALLVYADGEKRYIVAPNGLEVGQSLLSGDKISPEIGNSMPLSDIPLGTIIHNIELRPSQGAVMARSAGAYAQLVARAGKYASIKLPSSEVRMILVTCKATIGTVSNTDHGLERSGKAGRSRWLGRRPRVRGVVMNPVDHPMGGGEGKSSGGHPRSRTGVLAKGFKTRAKKNVSNKYIVERRKK
- the rplW gene encoding 50S ribosomal protein L23 yields the protein MEILIKPIVTEKMTAQGEKLNRFGFVVDRRAKKIEIKKAIESMYNVKVAAVNTMNYQGKQKSRFTKAGAIEGRTASFKKAIVTLVEGEKIDFYSNI
- the rplD gene encoding 50S ribosomal protein L4, encoding MELTILSTSGEDTGRKIELNNLVFGIEPNEHAIYLDVKQYLANQRQGTHKSKERAEISGSTRKIKKQKGTGTARAGSIKSGVFRGGGRIFGPRPRNYSFKLNKKLKQLARRSALTLKAQNNSLLVVEDFNFEAVKTKSFVELQNNLKVSDKKVLLVLAEDNKNIYLSSRNLKNVEVVRVSDLATYDIMKASTLLFVESSVKGLDEMFKLN
- the rplC gene encoding 50S ribosomal protein L3: MPGLIGKKIGMTSVYSAEGKHIPCTVIEAGPCVVTQVKTIETDGYEALQLAFEEKKEKRTTKALDGHFKKANTTPKRKLVEFSDFEAEYKLGDVITIDLIKESTFVDITGISKGKGFQGVVKRHGFAGVGGQTHGQHNRLRAPGSIGAASYPARVFKGMRMAGRMGGDTVKVQNLQVLKVIPENNLLLVKGSLPGSKGSYVIIEK
- the rpsJ gene encoding 30S ribosomal protein S10; the protein is MSQKIRIKLKSYDHNLVDNSAEKIVKTVKATGAVVSGPIPLPTHKRIFTVLRSTFVNKKSREQFQLSSFKRLIDIYSSTASTIDALMKLELPSGVEVEIKV
- the fusA gene encoding elongation factor G, producing MAKRDLKYTRNIGIMAHIDAGKTTTTERILYYTGVSHKIGEVHDGAATMDWMEQEQERGITITSAATTCFWDYDSQKYQVNIIDTPGHVDFTVEVERSLRVLDGAVACFCAVGGVEAQSETVWRQANKYKVPRMGFVNKMDRSGADFFKAVREVREKLGANPIPVQIPIGSEESFKGVVDLISMKAVIWYDDENGTNYILEEIPDYLVAEANEWRETLVEAVAIHDEDMMERFFEDSDSITEEELIAVIRKATIAMDIVPMLCGSAFKNKGVQRLLDAIITYMPSPLDVEAIVGKVPGTDEVISRQPSVDEPLAALAFKIATDPFVGRLAFTRLYSGSIDAGSYVYNVRTGNKERISRLYQMHSNKQNAIDRVEAGDICACVGFKDIRTGDTLCHKESQIELESMDFPEPVIGIAIEPLTQKDLDRMGMALAKLAEEDPTFHVKTDEESGQTVISGMGELHLDIIVDRLKREFKVECNQGAPQVAYKEAIKGSVSHRQVFKKQSGGRGKFADIVFELSPVDADFEGEGLQFVDKIKGGNIPKEFVPSVQKGFKEAMKNGVLAGYSVDTLKVVLLDGSFHPVDSDQLSFELAAKQGYREACAKANPILLEPIMKIEVITPEEYMGDIIGDLNKRRGQIEGMESKHGARVVNATVPLSEQFGYVTVLRTLSSGRANSSMEFDHFAEVPKGIAKEVVEKAKGKVELL
- the rpsG gene encoding 30S ribosomal protein S7, which codes for MRKSRPKKRVLLPDPKFNDILVTRFVNDLMVDGKKNLSFKVFYDALDIVKEKTEKIEKSPLEIWKKSLENITPAVEVKSRRVGGATFQVPTEIRAERKVSIGIKSMILYARKRSGKSMAEKLSAEILGGYNEEGGAYKKKEDTHRMAEANRAFAHFRF